The DNA sequence AAAGAAACACTTAACCCACCATATAGTTGTAGAAAGATTCAGCCATTAGCAACAGGTTCATGTAAACACATGTACTTGTATTAAAGACTTAGCCTTAGATTAGAGGTATTACTAACACGATGTGCGTAGGGATTATAGAAAAATCAAAAAAAATTGATTTTTAGCGTTCAATTTTTGAGCTGTCGAATATGATTACCTTGATGACTAGCTAGCCAGACACTACTGACCGGCTAGCATAAGTCTGCTTTAGAAGTGCCACTTCACTAACAATGATGCCACGCGCTCGTCTACATCAGAGCCGTATTTATTGTTCCAATAGGCATACTCAACACCTAAGTAGAGTGGTGACTTCAAGTTGAAATTTTTACCCGCGTTCCACTTAAATTGCGGAGTTAGGTTCATTTCTGACTTATTGGTATCACTGGCCGTTGACCAGTCCATGAAGCCATCAATTAAGAAATCTTGATTGCCAATGCTGAACGGTGCACCCCAAGTGATCGTAAGCTGATTATCATCATCCCAAACGTCGTTACTGGCATGGTATAGGTTCAGGTTGAAGTATTTGAATCCTGGGACAGTTAAACCTACACCTACCCCGTATAGGAAGTTATCAAAGCCATCGCCCATTTCCCATGTACCCGCGATGAGCACATCATTAATCGGCCCAAAACTTAAGTCGCTGCTGGTTAATTTACCAAAACTCAAACGTGGAGATA is a window from the Agarivorans sp. TSD2052 genome containing:
- a CDS encoding outer membrane protein OmpK codes for the protein MNKRIKLASLALSSLVIAGSASAEMQWSDFSLSYLYGTDYEFTPNGKMQVMTLEHTSGHSWGDNFLFIDRTMPSEGSSSFYGELSPRLSFGKLTSSDLSFGPINDVLIAGTWEMGDGFDNFLYGVGVGLTVPGFKYFNLNLYHASNDVWDDDNQLTITWGAPFSIGNQDFLIDGFMDWSTASDTNKSEMNLTPQFKWNAGKNFNLKSPLYLGVEYAYWNNKYGSDVDERVASLLVKWHF